The genomic DNA GTCCGCGCATAGCCTGTTTGCCGATCGGTCACAGGCCCGCTGCGAGCCAACAGCGTGCCGATACACATCCGAATCGCACCCGCCTGAAGTTCGGGAAAGCAGGTGGTGCCGCGTGTTCGCGACTTCAGATCGGTCATCGACTGCTCGCACGTACGGATCTCATCGAGGGAGAGTCGTAGATCGCGATCAAAAGAAGTAGCATTCCAGGCCAAGTCGAGGTGACCATCGATTATCGTTCGCATCGGGAAGGACTTTGTCTTGCGAGGTAGGGAGGTGGGAAAAGACGACAATGCGTCGGTTTATCATACTCCCTTGGAAACCCCGCTTTGACAATATCACCCACCCGTAGGAACTGCTGTTTTTGAGAACTTCTCTCTTCTCTGCCCCATTGCGGGACGTTGCCAGTTCAACGGACGCCGTCAGAAAGATTCAAAGCGTCCAAGGCGAGTAGATCGAGCGTTGAATCGAGCGAATCGTCATCTTCCTCGATATCGGCAACCGTGAACGCTGCCGCGCTACGTTGCATCCCGAATTGGGCGTTCAACAACCCAAAATCTCCCAAGTCGATGCTGCCATCAAGGTTTGGGTCGTGACTTTCACTGTACATTCCGTCGCCACGCGTTTGTCCAAACACGCTGTCCAGTAGGACAACATCGGCGATATTCACGCGTCCATCGAGATTCAAATCCGCGGCAAAGGTAGTTTCCGCCGTGGTGCTGATCGCATAACGACCTCGGTTGCCAGCGTTGCTGACGACAACAATTCCTTCGGATGCGTTGACGCTTCCCGCTTCGCCTGCCGAGAACTCCACAGCGATCCGCTGCGATTGGCCAGGTGCAACCTTAAACCCATCGGCGAGCGCCAAATCGTTGGCAGCGATCGACAGGCCGTCGACTCCCAACTGGATCTCATAGACTTCCAGTACGGTCTCGCCGACATTGGCGATCTCGATGTACTGCAAGGAATCGACGCTTCCTGGACGCAGCATTGTCGATTGAACGCCGTTGTCACCCGACGCCGCAAATTCCAAACCGCCGTCGGTTCCCGAAGTGGAGATTTGAATCAAGGGAGGCAATGCGGCGGTGGCGATCTCTACATTTGTTTGGGCATCCGCGACATCGATCGGTGCGCCCGACGTGTCGCCTACCAAACCGACGCCGCCATCACCCAAGGAGACCGTAATCGAAGAGCCATCGGTCGGCTTCAGCGCGACAAAAGTCAACGTGACAAACGTCTCAGCGACACCATCGCCAATCGCCCGTCCGATCCCCGCCGATTCAAACGACGCGCCGGTCAGTTCATCGATAAACCCAGCTGCAGTGTCAACGCTTCCGCCCTGAAAGCCAGGAAAGTTCTCGGTAATCGTGTCGGTAATCGAACCGGGATTCACCAACTGAAGTTCACTCGGATCCCAATCGACATCGATCGAAATCCCGCCGACCCCCGCGGCATCGGGATCGGATTCCGAAACCTGGACGTCGATCGTGATCAAATCACCAATCTGCACCTCTCCGGTTGCGTCAGCGACTAGCGACAACGTGACATCGGAGTTTGCATCCGTTGACGCTACTACATCGTCCGTTGTTTTCGACTCATCACTGGTCGGGAACGTTATCTCGTCGGTTGGCTCAGTTATTGGCGATGGATCTGCCGCGTCCGGCTTCGTCGGCTCATTCGTCTCGGGGGATACAACTTCACCATCGGGCAACGCGTTGGAAGTATCGGGTTCCTGTTCGGGCAGCGTCGTCTGCGGATCTGCAGCAACGATTTCGATCATCTCCACATCGAAATCATGATCTTCGTGGCGAAGCGACAGCGACGGGTAAGTTGCGGTTTGTGAGATACCTTCGAGCAGAGTAATTTCCGTAAGCGATGTCGGTGTGATTGCCTCAAATCGTAAAAAGGCAAAATGTTCGAACTCGCCGTCGCCGATCCGGCGTCCCACACCCGCCGATTCGTAGCTTGCACCCGACAAATTCAAGATGCGACCGAGATCGGCTTGCAGCGTCCCGCTGCGGAACATCGGCAGATCGTCAGTGATCGCTGCGGTCAGCGTATCGTTTGATTCCAGCGAACGCAGGTGATCGATGTTCCACATAATGTCCAGCGATACACCGCCAAGACCGTCGATCTGGTCACCTCGTTCCAACGCTTGAATCTCGACAAAAAACGTCTCTCCTGATTCGAGCGGACGAACCAATGGCGCACCTGGCTGGCCATCGATATCTTCGAGGATTTGAAGATCCATGGCCACCAAGGCCATCAGATTGCGTGGCTCTAATCGCTCGGTCCGAAGGCGTCTGCGTCGAGATTGTCCAAGCATAACTTCTGTCATCCAATGACGTCGTTGAGAAACCGCCGCCGCAGTAGAGGAACGTTCCATCGTTCCCTTGCGCTCGTCGCTGCAGGAATCTGCGCGGCCAGCGGAGTGTCAGAAATCCATGCGGAGCGCGTCAAGTCCATGACTTGAGCCAAACCTGAAAAATACCGGCAGGTTTTCGATTGCTAGCACGCCCGGTTTGCTAGCGCATCGCTGGCGGCGGCCCCGAGGGGACCGACATCCTAGAAAATAAAAGTCCGCGAGACAGCTCGTTAGGAGGTTGGCAGGATCAAGATCTTCGCGGTAACTATTGTTGTTCGATACGCTTCGCTGGTATCGACAAAATTGAGCTCGGGTCGGTTTTCAACAATCGCAGTCACTGTGACGGTCAACTGACGAACCGATCCCGTTTCGCTTGTGCTGAATTGCAGTTGGCGCAAGATGTCTTGCGCCGCTGAGGTTGTCAGGTTGTTGAACGTCAACAATGGCGCTGTCTCGCCATCTGCAGACAAAATGTCGCTTGGATCAACCGGACCAAGAATCTGGATTGTAAGAGATTCTAGCGGTAGATTGTCGACCGCCGCGAATACTGCGTTGGGGGCAACACCGATCGTTTCTCCGGTAGAAATGACTTGGTTCCCCGTCCCCAATCCGCTTTGGTTCACATCGGGCTGCAGATCTAACCATACGGGCCGCACAAAACCAAACTCGACATTTAAGGTGCCCAGGTCTCCAAGAGCGATTTCTCGATTGGGGGAACCTGCGATGCTCCAAGTGCACGTGTCGATTGTTTGCTCGGCTCCGTTAGGGCAGCGGGCATTCATATCTGATGTGAAGTCAAAACCATCCATCGTCGAAGTGACTGCCGCCGCTGCATCCGCCACCGTTTGGTAACTTAGGAAATCATTCAGGTCGACATTTCCCGAGTGAACAATATCGCTGTCGAAAGTCGATCCACCAACCAATCGAACGCGGAACAGATCGGTCCCGGAAGAGCTCAACGCGATCTCGGCTGCGGCGGCGAAGTTGTGAGTCGGAGTTTGATTTCCCGCCAACCAATCGGGCGACTGTTGGGTGACCTGCGCACCGTCGGATACTCGTACTGCTGGATCATAGAAGGCGATGTAATATTTCGTTTCGCCGACTGCAAGCTGTTCGCTACTACCGGAGAGAAACGCGGGAAGGACGGGAAGTCCGTCGATATCGCGCAGTAGGTTTCCGCTGGCATCGGCTTCATAGAGAACCACTGTGATGCCAGGATCGATCCCCGAAACATTCAACCCATCGAGAGTCATCGCGGCGTCGGTGGTATTGGTAACGCCAAAATGTTGCCAAGGCTGAACCGCGGCGACCATCCGATCTGCGTTCGCGGAGCCGGCCAATTGAGGATTGGTTGCCCAGGCGGTCAAATGGCCCGCAAGATCATCGGCGGGACGCAGATAGGGGACATATTCGAAGCTGCCAAAATTCGGCGACTCCGTCGTTTGTTCCGTCCCCGCTACCGAAACGCCTCCACTGATTTCGACTTCATGGAAGTCGGAAGCTTCCGGGAACGACGCGATCTCAAGCGTCCCTTCGGAACGCGAGGTAGCCAAGCGTCGGACAATATATGTCCCATCGCTCAACAACGTTCCGTCCGCCAATCCTGTAAACGTGTATCGCCCGTCGGCGTCGGTGACCGCCAATGGTTCATTCGCTTCGGGATCGAGAACGCCGTTGCCGTTGATATCCAGAAAAATCCCAAATCCGCTGACGCCCAGTTCCTGGGCATCCCAGATGCCATCGCTATTGAGATCGTTCCACTGGAATCCACTGATTGTCGGCCCCGCATTGGCAACCGGCGGAATGTACGTCAGCGTTCCCTCGCGCAGCGTTCCGATCGGCAAAATGAACTGGACAAGCGCGGCGACATCTAAAGTCGCCTTGCCTTCGGGGTTGGTGTCGTCGTTGTTCGTTGGATCGGGATCGCGCTGATCCGAAATTCCCGTGGCAACGTTTTCGATTTGTGTCGCTCCCACATCGCTTTTCACGCGAACAGCGAATCGCATCGTCGCCGATTCGCCTGGAGCGAGATCGAAGCCGCTCCAGGTGATCGTCGAGACTTCGGACCCCGGCGGGATCGTTGCGTTGCCAATGCTTGCCGTTGGCTGCACGATCGCGCCAGCGCTATCGCGGATTGGCTCGAGCCCGTCGGGCAATCGATCGGTCACCACAATACCGGTCGCCGTCGCGAAATCAGTAGGGTCCGCTCCTTCGGGGACTACGTTCTCCGCAGTGACTTCGAAGATTACAAAGTCTCCTTCAGTGACCATCGTCTCCAACGCGGTCTTCGTGATCTTCAGATCGGCAACCTGCGTGTTGCCAAAATTGGCGACCGACGCAACGCCCGCATCGCTGATCACTCGGATCCCCTCGGGCGGATCGATCGTGACCACATGTCCTCGGGCTACCGAATCGATGGGCACGGGATACGTCTGTTGCCAGCCGTCGCGATCGACTTCACGCACCAGATATTCGCCCGGCTCCAAGCCGCTGAAATAATAGACGCCATCCTGGCCGCGATGGTTGGTCGTGACAAAGCTTGGTTCGGGATCGTCGCCGGTCGAATCGAAGTTGCCGTCCCTATCAAGGTCTAGATAAATCGTCCAACCGTTGAGCCCCGATTCATCATCGTCCCAAACGCCATCGCCATCGACGTCATTCCACTTGTGCCCCAAGATGTCGATCTGGCTGTTACCAAAATTGGGAGCTTCTTCTTCACCAAAACGGCCGATGATCTGTGCGTTTGGATCCGTCGAGATCGTGATCTCATGGCCCCAATCGGTCGCGTTGCCGGGGTAGGTTTGTACCCAATCGTCCGGCAAGATTTCACGCAACAAATGATCGCCGACTTCCAGTCCATCGAACCAGAACGCGCCATCATCCTCGCCATCGTTTTGTGTTGTGAACCGAGGTTCATCGGCGTCAAGCTGGCCGTCCCGATCTCGATCAACGTAGATGATCCAGTCGTTGAGTCCCGGTTCATCGTCGTCCCAAACGCCATCGCCATCGATGTCATCCCACTTGTATCCGATCACCTGCGGTCGCCAATTTCCGAAGTTCGCCGACTCGGTCACTTCAAAATCGCTAACGTGTCGTAGTCCATTGGGCGGATCGATCGCGACGACGTGCTGGAAATTAAATGCCGCGCCGGGGTAGCGTTGTTTCCACCCCTCGGGGACGATTTCGCGAACGGTATAGCTTCCCGCAGCTAGTCCGGTGAAGCTGTACGCGCCATCATGCGTTCCATCAAACGCCGTTGTCGTGATCGGCTCGATCCCTTCGTCGAACGTTCCGTCGTTATCGAGATCGAGATAGATTTCCCAGCCGTTGAGCCCGACTTCACCAGCGTCCCAAGCACCGTCAAAATTGACGTCGTGCCATTTGTAGCCCGAGATGTCGGCCTGGTAGTTGCCAAAGTTCGGCAACTGTTCTTCGCCAAACGCGCCGTTGACGCAGATTCCAGCCGCTGGATCGATCATCACCAAATGTTGGAAACCTGTCGCGACACCGGGGAAACTCTGCTTCCATCCCTCGGGGACAATTTCTCGCACGATGTACGTTCCCGGATCCAAATCGTCGAACCAATAGGCGCCATCCAGAGTGCCGTCGTTGCGGGTTTCAAACAGCCGTTCGGTGCCGGCGTCGTATTGCCCGTTGCCGTTGGCATCGAGATAGATCTGCCAGCCGTTGAGCCCCGATTCGTCATCGTCCCAGATGCCATCGGCGTTCAGGTCGTTCCATTTGTAGCCGGAGATCGCCGGCGGCGGCGTGTTGATGATCTCGATATCGTCGACGTACCAACCCTCGGGATCGATCCGAGGAATTTCACCCGTGTCGAACAGGAACTTAATCTGAATCTCTTGGCCGTTGAATTGACTGATGTCATGCGTCGCCGACAGCCACTGATTGACCGTCGTCTCGGGCAGCGAGCCGTCTTGTCGCGACAGGATCTGCGTCGCCACACCATCGACGAGAATCGAAACGCTTACAAAATCGGCGTCTAATTCGGGGCGAGTGTCTAACAGATAGGAGAAGCTGACGATCGTCGTCCCTTTTTCGGGCAATTGGATCAACGGCGAGGTGATCGTGCCGCGATGCGACTCTGTCAAAACATAATGGCCGCCGCCATAAGCGGTTTCGAACGCGCCGTAGTAGAACGATTGAATCGGCGTGTGATTCAACAATCCATCAAATCGGCGTCCTGGGGACCGGTGCCATAGCCCATTGATCGTACGGCCGGTGTTGTCGATCGTGAACCCGCCATCACCGAGACTAAAGTTTTCGCTGTAGACCTGATCGATCACGCGGGCGTTGGGGGAAAATGCGAGATCGCCGAACACACCGTGAACGGGATCCTGCAGAGGCACAAGGGCCATCGCCCCGCTGGCCGCATCGATTTGGAACAGCTTACCATTGGCCGCATCGCTGCCGACCAAAACCCCATCGTTGCGATAGCCAAGCCCCGCGAAACTTCCCGAAAATCCCGCCGCCCCAACCAGCGACTTTGTGGCTAACGTGCTGCCATCGCTTGGATCGATCTCCAACACGATTGCGGCACCAGTGCTCGCGTTTTTTGCCGTCACATACGCTTTGCCACCGGCGTCGATCGCCAGTCCGCCCGGCATATAAGCAGCCACGTGTCCGGCCAACACAATCGATCCGTCAGAAATATCGATCGTGTACAACGACATCTGGCTGGCCACCCCGCCACCGCTGACGCCCAAGGCATAAATCGTATCGGTGGTCAGATCGGTCGCCATGTCATCGACACGAATGGGCAATGCGATGGCCGCGCCGATCGCCGTTCCGCCACGTGGATCGATCTCCTGCAAGGTCGATGTGCCCCCGGCCGCGTTGTTGGTCGCAATGAACAACCGACCATCAGCGGTGAACGCAGTTCCATTCACCCCTGTGTCAATGGTTAAGTGATCGTTGTGCAATGGAGCTGCGATTGCAGCGGTGGTGTCCAAGGCAAGGATCAGCCCACTGTTGGTGTCGCTGATCGAACCATCCGCGATCCCGCCGTACGCGATGCCAAGATCACCCGCCAACAATTGGCGGTCTTCCAGGCGCTCTATCTGGCGACGCAGCTGGTTTCGACGACGACGTTTTGGGGCGCGTTGATGATCCGCACTGGAACTCCGCCGCCGCGACGCGGCACTGCCCGATGCTGAGTTTTGCGGAACCGAACCGAAGAAATTTAAACCGAACACGCCTGAAGCTCCTGACTTTGCCTGGGCTCCCTGCCGTTAGTGACTGCAACGTGCCAGCGCCCCCGCTGGCCCCACGTGTCAACGTATGGAAATACGCTGCAATCGGTGGATCCACTATATTCCGCCCCCCAACGGTGTTCTAGAGAAGATTCTCGTGTTCGTCAGATGAATTGTCCTGTTGGAACCAGGAAACGGCAAACTTTACCGATTGGTGAGAGCTTCGCGATGGCTGCGAGTTTACCGGACACTTAATCTGTGCCGCCTCGATATCAAATACTTAGTTAAAGATTTGTGCTTTCGAAAACGATTTGCTTGTCGGTACTTGGCACCGTGAGTATAAGTGATCTAAGTGGCACGAACCTGTCAAACCGTGGCATTGGAAGAATCCTTTCAATCGCCAGAATGAGGCGCGGTCGTTGCGGCACCCGATTTATGTGGATCGGCGTGCGGCCAGGGAGGGCAAGTCAGTTTCGTTTTTTCTAAGTTGCCATCGAGTGCTACTTACGGGGAGATCTAGAATGTTGTCGCTATTTCGAAAATCGAAAAAGCCTTCCGAATCCACGCGCCGAAAACAGCAGGCTCGTCGACGTCTGAGGGCTGAATGTTTAGAAGACCGTCGTTTGTTGGCCGGTGTCGTCAACGTCGACACGACCGTCTTCGGCGACCTGACGCTCGATGGTAATGTTTCGAGCAATCAGATCGCTGTGCATGGGACCGCGGTTCCAGGACAGTTTGTTATCGAGGGCGAAAACGGAACCCTGCTAACACTCGATGGCGGAGCTCAGACCTTTTCCTCGCTGACCGTCAACGGGATCACCGACGATATCATCGTTGATCTTGGACATGGCGATGACATCTTTACGTTGGGTGACAACTCTAACCCGACCGAGATTGGTCAAAACCTGATCATCACCAATCGTGACGACGACACCAACATCCTCAGGAATGTGGATATCGGTGAAGACTTGCTGATTTCGCGAACCGACATCGCCTACAGCGAATTGCAAATCGATGGATCGATCATCCGTAACAACGTGGATATCGACAACAATGTCGGCGACACGAAGACGGAGATCAGCGACAGCGAGATCGAAGGAACCTTGATCATCGTCAATGGTAATGGCGACGATGTCACCGTCGTCGACGCCACATCGATTGGTTCGGCACAGTTCTTCCGTCCCGGTGGCCCAGGCACGCCCGCCGATCCCGTCGTGAGCATTACGAATGGGAATGGCAGCAGTTTAACATCGTTTACATCGGCCAACGATCCCGACACGACAGGCTTCCTGCCAACCGGAACCCTCTCGCGGCCAACGATTTACGGTGGCATCAACATCGTCAACGGCGATCAACTGCCTCCCGGATTGATCGTAGCTCCGCCGACCGCTGGCGGCGCAACACCCTCCAGCTTGAGCGTGGCTGTTGACATTGTTGTCTTCAACCAGGCGGACGTCTTGGGGCACTTGGACATCGAAAACTTCGATGGACACACAGAAACCGTCATCGTCGACAGCAACATCGGTACTGACAACAAGGCCCGCGATACCGTCGTTCCGATCAATGGAGGTTATGGTGACGCGGTCACGATCGCCAATGGCAATGGCTTCGACCTCTTCCTGTCTCAAAATTCGACCATGCAGTACGGCTTGAGCCTGAACAATGGCACGGGCAACTGGGGCAGCCAAACCGATATCCGCGACAGCGAAATCGGTGGACGTGATACCGGATCACTGGGCGTCGACGCGGCGATCTTCTTTGTCGGTGACAACGGCGACGACGTGTTCAACGTCAGCGATACAACGTCGGGTTCGACCTTTGATGGCATGGTGATCCTTGAATTCAACAATGGCGAAGACCACGTCCAATTCATGGGCGTTGCCAGCCAGTTGGAATTGGACATGCTGGACATCAATTTTGGCGCCGGCGACGACTTGCTGTACATGGAAAATGTGGAAGTCAAGTCGATGGTCAAGGTCCTGTTCTTGGCCGGAACCGACACGCTGGAATTGCGTGACAACGTTGATTTCCCACCGGGCCTGCTAGGCACGATTGAGATCGATGGTGGTGCCGGAGCCGACTTCTACCATGTCGACAACGTGATGATTCCGTTCATCAACTTCGACACCTTAATCCCGTAGTCGTCCTTTCGACGACGAATCGAACAATTTGCAAAGCGTGTGGCGTCTCGTCACACGCTTTTTTGTTGGTAGCCGACGAAAAAACATCGCCTCAAAAAATTCGTGAAACATCGGCATGCAAACCCACCCGACGCGGTCCAGGTTTGCACTGTGGAGACGCCTTCCCGTTTGCAAATCAGGGGATGCAATCGGCACAATCGTGCGGATCGTTAGTATTCCTGTAACACAAACCGATCCCGCGATGGAATAAATTGCGGAATTTTTTGGGCCCAAGTAGTATCCAACGGTTTGTCGCCGCGTGCCCGATCGCTTCCCCATCCCGTCTCTTTTACCCGCGCCAGGTTTGATGCGAACCCCACTTTCCCTGCGAAAACTGTTACGAAAATCGACATCTTCGCGGCGGCGTGCGCTGCGGCGGCGGGTGCTGCAGTCCGAATGTCTCGAACAACGCCAACTGCTTGCCGGTGACGTGCAGTTGCGGTTTGAGTTCGTCGATGCGGCGCAGAGTGCCGTGACGTCGCTATCGGTGGGGGAGGACTATACGCTGCGCGCGTATGTCCGCGATGTGCAAACCGCCGCTCCGGACGGGATCTTCCGCGCCTACCTCGACGTAAACTACGACAGTAGTTTGGCCGCCGCATCGGGCGCGATCACCCATGGTCCCGGCTACAGCATGTCGCCCGATGGCAACACGAACACCGCTGGGTTGATCGATGAAGTCGGCGGCAGCGATTCCGATGCGACCCCACCGTCGAACGACACCCAGCGGACGGCGGAATATTTGCTGTTCTCGACGACAATCACCCCATCGGCTCCCGGCACGCTAAACCTTTCGATCGACGACGCCGATGGGCCAACGCGTTCGATTCAAATGTGGGACCTGCGTCAGATCCCGGCATCGGAAGTGGCACTCGTCGGCGCATCGATCGAAATCGCATCGAACATCATCATCACGCCAACGACCGGTCTGCAGACAAGTGAAGCCGGCGGAAGTTCCAGCTTTACAGTTCGCCTGGGCGAACAGCCCACCGGCAACGTGTCGTTTAATCTCTCCTCCAGCGACACCACCGAAGGAACGATCGACAAGAGTAGTCTGAGCTTCACATCGACGAATTGGAACACGCCGCAAACGGTCACGGTGACCGGCGTCAACGACAGCATCGCCGACGGGAACGTTCCGTATCAAATCATCACCACTGCGATCACCAGCACCGACAGTCGGTTTAGCGGCGTCAATCCGTCGGACATCTCGGTCACCAATCTCGACGATGGTGATGCGGCCGGGATCACGATCCTCGACGCTACCGATTTGACAACACGCGAATCGGGAACGCGATCCGACACGTTCCGCGTTGTGCTGAACAGCCAACCGACCGCGACGGTGACGATCCCATTGACTAGTAACAACGCGTTGGAGGGGACCGTTTCGCCGAGCCAGTTGGTCTTCACGACCAGCAACTGGAACGTCCCGCAAACCGTTACGGTGACCGGACAGAACGACGACGTCGACGATGGCGATCAATCGTACAAGATCGTCTTAGCCAAGCCGACCGGATCGGATTCTGCTTACACGGCGCTCAGTGCCAACGAGGTCACGGTGACGAACGTCGATGACGACACCGCCGGCGTTGTCGTTACGCCGACAAGTGGGCTGGTCACTGGAGAGGATGGCCGCACCGCAACCTTTACCGTCCGATTGCAATCGCGTCCGTTGGGCAATGTGACTGTCGGTTTGGTGTCATCCGACACGACCGAAGGCACATTATCGACGTCGTCGCTCAGCTTCAACGTTACCAATTGGAACACGCCCCAAACCGTGACCGTTACCGGCCTGAACGACAATGTCGACGATGGCGACATCGTTTACAGCGTGATCACGACGGCTTCGGCTTCGGCCGACCCGAAGTATCAACTGAGTGCCAGCGAAGTCCCCAACGTCTCGCTCACCAACGCCGACGATGCCGACACGGCAGGTTTTACGATTTCGCCAGCAACGGGCCTGACGACTGCCGAGAGTGGAGCCCAACAGAATACGAGCTTCACGATTCAGTTGAGCAGCCAGCCGACAGCGACGGTTGTCGTCTCGTTCGCTTCGTCCGATTCGAGCGAAGGGACTGTATCACCCGCAAGCCAGACATTCACGACCAGTAACTGGAACTCGCCCCGAACGATCACGATCAGCGGCGTCAACGATGCGCTCTCCGATGGCAACATCGACTACGCAGTCCAGGTTTCATCGACATCGACCGATCCCAAGTACGTGCTGAACCAAAGCCTTCCCGTCACGAATGTCGATGACGATCCGGCCGGGGTGACGATCAGCCGCACCTCGGGGCTGAGAACGACCGAAGGCGGCGGGACCGACAGCTTTAATATCCGTTTGGATTCGCAACCGACGGGCAATGTCGTCGTCAGCTTCACATCGAGCGACACCACCGAGGGAACCGTCGCGCCGAGCCCGATTACGTTTTCGACAACCAACTGGAATGTCGCCCAGACGGTGACGCTCACCGGCATCGACGATCCGGTCCAGGACGGCGATATCGGCTACACGATCAGCCTCTCGCTCGCTTCGAACGATCCGGCTTACGATGACCTGCAAGCTCCATCGATCTCGGCGACCAATGCCGATAACGAAGTCAACGTTACGATCCAACCGGTCGGCGATGCGATCACCGACGAAACGGGACGGCAGGCGACCTTCAGCGTCAGCATCGACAAAGAACCGACCTCCAACGTGACGATCGCCCTCTCGTCCAGCGATCTCACCGAGGGAACGGTATCGCCCGCGTCGGTCGTCTTCACACCCCAGAACTGGAACCAGCCGAAGACCTTCACGGTGACCGGCGTCGACGACAACATCGACGATGGCGACGTCAGCTACACGATCATTACGTCGGCGATTCAAAGCAACGATCCAAACTACAGTGGCGTCAACCCTGCCGACGTGACCGTTGTCAACCAAAGTGCTGGCGATC from Rosistilla carotiformis includes the following:
- a CDS encoding DUF11 domain-containing protein, producing MFGLNFFGSVPQNSASGSAASRRRSSSADHQRAPKRRRRNQLRRQIERLEDRQLLAGDLGIAYGGIADGSISDTNSGLILALDTTAAIAAPLHNDHLTIDTGVNGTAFTADGRLFIATNNAAGGTSTLQEIDPRGGTAIGAAIALPIRVDDMATDLTTDTIYALGVSGGGVASQMSLYTIDISDGSIVLAGHVAAYMPGGLAIDAGGKAYVTAKNASTGAAIVLEIDPSDGSTLATKSLVGAAGFSGSFAGLGYRNDGVLVGSDAANGKLFQIDAASGAMALVPLQDPVHGVFGDLAFSPNARVIDQVYSENFSLGDGGFTIDNTGRTINGLWHRSPGRRFDGLLNHTPIQSFYYGAFETAYGGGHYVLTESHRGTITSPLIQLPEKGTTIVSFSYLLDTRPELDADFVSVSILVDGVATQILSRQDGSLPETTVNQWLSATHDISQFNGQEIQIKFLFDTGEIPRIDPEGWYVDDIEIINTPPPAISGYKWNDLNADGIWDDDESGLNGWQIYLDANGNGQYDAGTERLFETRNDGTLDGAYWFDDLDPGTYIVREIVPEGWKQSFPGVATGFQHLVMIDPAAGICVNGAFGEEQLPNFGNYQADISGYKWHDVNFDGAWDAGEVGLNGWEIYLDLDNDGTFDEGIEPITTTAFDGTHDGAYSFTGLAAGSYTVREIVPEGWKQRYPGAAFNFQHVVAIDPPNGLRHVSDFEVTESANFGNWRPQVIGYKWDDIDGDGVWDDDEPGLNDWIIYVDRDRDGQLDADEPRFTTQNDGEDDGAFWFDGLEVGDHLLREILPDDWVQTYPGNATDWGHEITISTDPNAQIIGRFGEEEAPNFGNSQIDILGHKWNDVDGDGVWDDDESGLNGWTIYLDLDRDGNFDSTGDDPEPSFVTTNHRGQDGVYYFSGLEPGEYLVREVDRDGWQQTYPVPIDSVARGHVVTIDPPEGIRVISDAGVASVANFGNTQVADLKITKTALETMVTEGDFVIFEVTAENVVPEGADPTDFATATGIVVTDRLPDGLEPIRDSAGAIVQPTASIGNATIPPGSEVSTITWSGFDLAPGESATMRFAVRVKSDVGATQIENVATGISDQRDPDPTNNDDTNPEGKATLDVAALVQFILPIGTLREGTLTYIPPVANAGPTISGFQWNDLNSDGIWDAQELGVSGFGIFLDINGNGVLDPEANEPLAVTDADGRYTFTGLADGTLLSDGTYIVRRLATSRSEGTLEIASFPEASDFHEVEISGGVSVAGTEQTTESPNFGSFEYVPYLRPADDLAGHLTAWATNPQLAGSANADRMVAAVQPWQHFGVTNTTDAAMTLDGLNVSGIDPGITVVLYEADASGNLLRDIDGLPVLPAFLSGSSEQLAVGETKYYIAFYDPAVRVSDGAQVTQQSPDWLAGNQTPTHNFAAAAEIALSSSGTDLFRVRLVGGSTFDSDIVHSGNVDLNDFLSYQTVADAAAAVTSTMDGFDFTSDMNARCPNGAEQTIDTCTWSIAGSPNREIALGDLGTLNVEFGFVRPVWLDLQPDVNQSGLGTGNQVISTGETIGVAPNAVFAAVDNLPLESLTIQILGPVDPSDILSADGETAPLLTFNNLTTSAAQDILRQLQFSTSETGSVRQLTVTVTAIVENRPELNFVDTSEAYRTTIVTAKILILPTS